GGCGGTGAGCCGGTCCCACTCCTCCCGCGAACCGTCTGCCCAGACGACCTGGTCGGGGCAGGTGAGCTCGGCGACCTCGCGCACCCAGGAGAGCAGGCGCGCGTGGTCGGTGGGTGCCTGGTCGAGACCGGGAATTGCCACTGCCGTCATCTCGTCTCCTAGCTGAGCGCCAGCCCACGGTGGACGCCGGTGTCCGGGTGGGACGTCCTCGGGAATGGCTCCGCCCGCCCCGGTGGGGGGCGTGCCGTTTAAGGGATAGACGGAGGTTAGCCGGGTTAATGGCGGGTAACGCTCATCCGGCCTGTCGGCTGCCTCACAAAACCGATCCTGGAATCGATTCAGCACCCGATCACCTTAAAACCGGGGTGTGACCTGGGCTTTAGTCGGCGGAATGCAAGGGCGGGCCGGTGCGTCGGCCGCCACACCGGGGAGGTTACTGTTTCGGTACAGGGTGAGAGCGCTCTCACATGAGACCAGAAAAATTGTCGCGAAAAATGCCCGGATTTCTCGACCGTTCCAGAAATGCGCGCGCGGACCTCAGCCGTCGAGCCGCCGGTAGTACCGGACCTGCGGGAACGGCGTGAAGCCCGCCTTCTCGTAGGTGCGGCGGGCGGGCGCGTGGCCGGGGTCGCCACCGGTGCCGACGACGGCCAGGGTGACGCCCGCGTCGCGCAGCCGCTCGACGGCGTACCCGGTGAGCGCGCCGCCGATGCCCTGCCGCTGGTGCTCCGGGTCGACGGCCAGCATGTGGATCTCGCCGTCACCCGGACGGACCGCGACGAACCCGACCGGGCGATGCCGCCGGTCGGCCACCCACACGGAGGTCGCCGCGTCCCGGCAGACCTCCTCCACGGCCTTCGCCTGGGTGGTCTCCCAGTCCGGGAACAGCGCCTCGTAGACCCCGGCGCCCAGGACGGCGCGGAACGAGTCGAAGACCGGGGCCCACGCGCGGAGCGAGAACTCCACGACGGTGGGGATGTCGTCGGCGGTCAGGGGGCGGATGACCATGCCGGACATCATCGCGGGGGCGCGGTGCCACCGCACACCGGTTTTCCGCCCGCCCGGGTCTCACCGCCCGCCTGAACCCGACCGCACTCGAACCCGGCCGCCCGCCTGAACCCGGCCACCCGCCCGGTCCCGGCAGCCCACCCCCGGCCCCCGGTGACAGCCGGGCGGCGACGGCGGCCGGCCCTCGCGGCCCGGCCGAACCCGGCCACCCACCCGAACCCCGGCGGCAGCCGGGCAGCAGCAGAACCTAGGCCCGGGTCAGTTCGGGCTGATCCACTGCCCGGTCACGGAGTCGATGCGCACCACGCCCGACACGGTGACCTTGTTCTCCCCGCCCCACGCCCCGTCGCTGTCGGGCGCGTACTTGCCGTCCTCGCCGATGCGGCCGTGCTCGACCTCGGTCCACTCGTCCTCGCCGGTGTGCCGCGAGACCGTGACCTCGCCGTCCCGGGTGATCTCGGTGGCCAGGTCCGCCTGCCCGTCGCCGTCGGCGTCGGTGAACAGCCAGGTGTCGCCGTCCTCGTCGCTCACCACGGCGGTGTCGGCGCGGCCGTCGCCGTCGGTGTCCTCGGTGGCCGGGCCGATGTTCTGGTCGGCGCCGTCGGCCACGTCCACCACGATCGACCGGCCGTCGTTGGTGTTGGTGCGGTGGTCCCGCTCGTCGTCGGGGTCCACCGCGACCCAGTTGCCCGAGTCCTCGTCGAACTTCGCCTGCGCGACCAGCTCGCCCTCGGCGTCGAAGCTGCTCATCAGGTCGGCGTCGCCGTCGCCGTCGGTGTCGCTGAACGCCAGGTGGCCGCCGTCGTCGGTCTCGACGACCGCGCTCTCCTCGACGCCGTCCTGGTCGAGGTCGTAGTTCGCCTCGGCGGTGTACTCCTCGTCGCCGACCGTGACCTTCAGCTCGCCGTCGGTCGTGCCCGTCTCGTCGATGTACACCGTGCCCCACCCTCCCGCTTTCGTGTACCGGTGAGACTCACGTTATGCCCGTTCGGTTCCACTCGGAAGCTCTCACGCGCGGTCGCGCAGCGCCCTGATCCGCCCCAGCAGCTCGTCGACCCGGGCGCGCCCGGCGGTCAGCTCGGCCAACCGCTTGGTCACCGCCTGCAACGCCCGCGCCCGCTCGCCCGCGCCCATGCGCAGCGCCTTGTCCACCTCGCGCAGCTCGGCCTCGATCGCGTCGACCCGCCTGCCCAGCGCGTCGTCGAGCGCCAGCGACAACTGCTGCTCCGCCTCGATCAGCTGCTCGGCGACCAACTGGTCCACCGCGGACCGCGCGTCGGCGATGGCGTCGGACAGCCACTGCTTGAGGTGCTGCTTGTCGGCCGAGTGCTTGCGGGTGCGCGCCATCCACCAGCCCGCGCCCAGGCCGAGCACCACGGTCACCGGCAGCACGATCGGGTTCAGCGCGGCCACGCCCAGCCCGGCCAGCGGCAGCGCCGCCAGCCGCCCGGCGCCCAGCCCGCCGGACACGCCCATGAACACCAGCAGCTTGTCCTCGGCGGTCGGCACGCGCCGCTCCGGCGGGCGCAGCACCACCGGCGGCGTGGCGCCGCGCGCGAACTGGCCGCGGATCACGGCCAGCTCCTCGGGCGAGAACAGGTCGGCCAGCGCCGCGTCGGCCACCCGCGCCAACCGCGTGCCCAGGCCCCCGCTGATCCGGCCCGACACCACTTGCAGCGCCGCGTCCACCTGCTGCGGCAGCAGGGCCAACTGCTCACGCGAGGCCGAGTCGATGGCCGTGCGGAACCAGGTCTGCACGTCCCGGATCTGCCTGCTCACCTCGTGCGCGCCCTCCACCCGGGCCCGCTGCACCTCGCCGCGCAGCCGCACCTGCCAGCTGCGCGTGGACGACCGGCGCTGCGAGTTCAGCTCGTCGCGCCGCGCGCGCAGCGCCTCGGCCTCCTCCTCGCCCGCCGACAGCGCCCGCTTGTCCGCCTCGCCGCGCGCGACCAGCTCGTCCAGCACGGTGGCCAGCGCGCGCAGGGCGTTGGCCTCGCCGAGCATCGCCGCCCGCCCGACCACCAGCTCCTGGAGCACCCCCTGCAACGCGCCGACGCCCGACCGCTCCCGCAGCATCGCCGCCGCGTCCGGGTTCGGCGCGCCCGCGGCCAGCTCGAACATCCGCGAGGACACCGGGTGGAACCGCGCGTCGGCGAACCTCGGCGCGTGCTCGGCCAGCAGCGCCCGGTCGGCGTCGAGCACCTGCTGCCAGCCCCGGTACTGGTCGACCTTGGTCAGCGCGAACACCACGGTCTCCACCCGCTCGCCGAGCGAGCGCAGGAAGTCCAGCTCGCCGCGCGTGAACGGGGCCGAGGCGTCGACCACGAACAGCAGCGCGGTCGCGTCGGCGGCGGCCTCGGCGGCCAGCTCGCCGTGCACCGCGTCCAGGCCGCCGACGCCGGGCGTGTCGACCAGCGACAGCCGCTCCAGCAGCGGGATCGGGGCCTCCACCTCCACGTACCGCGGCGGCAGCATCCCCTCGGGCAGGTCGTGCGCGGCCGACACCCAGCGCGGCAGCTCCGACCGGTCGAACGGCACCGGCGACATCGACCCGGCGTAGCAGGCGCGCGCCGCCCACTCCGGGCCGTGCCGGAACACCAGGTACGCCGCGGTGGCCACCTCGGCGTCCACCGGGGACAGGCCCGGGGTCGCCAGCAGGGCGTTGACCAGGGAGCTCTTGCCCCGGTTGGTCTCGCCGACGACCACCACCGACGCGGGCCCGCCGCGGCGGGTCTCCACGAACGACGCGGCCGACGGGTCCAGCGAGCGGACCAGGGCCGTCAGCTTCTCCCTGGTCTGCCGGACGGTCTGCGGCAGGCTCGTCATCGCGCCGTGTAGACGGTGACCACCGGCGCGCGCAGCGTGCGGCCGCGGTCGTCGAAGCCGACCACCTCGGTCTCGGCGACCACGCCGTCCAGCGACGCGTCGTCGGTGGGCACGGTGCCGCCCGCCTCGTGCCGGGCCGGGTCGAAGCGCTCGCCGTCGGGGCGCAGCGCGGTCACGCCGATGCCCGCCAGGCCCTCCTCGATCCGCTCGACGACGCCCGAGCTGCGCGCCCGGTCCAGGGCGTACAGGCACAGCTGCACCAGCGCGCGCCGCTCCGCCAACGCCTGGTCCAGCAGCTCATCGGCGATGGTGCTCTCCACACCGGCTTCGGACGCGGACGCGCCCGGTTCCGTTCCGTTACCCGCCGTCATCAGCGCCGCCCCCGGAGTTGTTGCCAGATCAGGAAGTACGCCCGGTGCACCACGTGCGCCACCCGGCTCTGCGCGGGCGTGGCGCCGAACGACGCGAAGGACCGCCACCAGCCGGCCCGCTCCAGCGCGTGCGCGACCAGCACGGGCACCGGTCTGCCGGGCAGGCCGAGCTGCTCGGCCGGGTCCGGTGAGCTGCCGAACCGCAGCACCTCTTCGAGCAGGTCGTCGGGCATGGCCACGGCACCGGAGGAGACCAGCGTCAACGCCTCCAGCAGCCGCAGCTGGTGCGCCTCGGGCTTGGCCAGCAGCACCTCGATGGCGTTGTGCACGCGCTGCCGCTCGTTCGGGTCGCCGGAGGCGGCGGCCAGCGCGGTCACCGACGCCAGCGCCGCGGCGGCCTTGATGCCGTCGGCGCGCGACCGGAACACCGCGTTGAGCTTGGCGCGCACCCCCTCCAGGCCGGACGCGTCGAGCAGCTTGCGGCGCAGCGCGCCCGCGGTGATGCCCGGCTCCGCGTCCAGGGCCTCCAGGGCCTTGCGCACCCCGTACAGGTCCAGCTTCTCCAGCAGGCGGGCGCGGACGCCCGCCGGGACGTCGCACTCCCAGGTGGTGAACAGGTCCGCCGAGATCAGCACGGTCTCCCGGGTGGCGGCGTCCAGCGCGGCCAGCCTGCGCAGCGCGTCCGCGTCGGCCGAGGTGAAGCCGCCGGTCTCGGTGGACTCCGCGACCAGGCCGATCACCGGCAGCACGTCGGCGACCCGGGGCTTGAGGGACAGCGCCTGGCGCTCGGCCAGCAGCACGGCCGCCCGCCACGTGTCGCCGCCCGAGCCGGCCACGGTCTCCGCGGCGATCGTGTCGGCCTTGTTGAGCACCGCGATCGCGTTCACCGGACCGGCCTCGCGGCTCGCGGTGGCGGCGGTGAACGCGGCCAGCGCCTGCTGGTCGTCGGCGCGCACGCCCTGCGTCACCACGTACAGCACGGCCTCCGCGCCCGCGACCGCGTTGCGCGACACCGGGTCCAGCCCACCGCCGAGCAGCGCCTCGGTGCGGGCCACCGACGCGGCGTCGAGCGAGCCCAGCCCGGGGGTGTCGATCACGGTCAGGTCCCGCAGCACCGCGTTGGTCAGGTACGCCTCCACGTGCGACACGCGCTCGACGTCCACGCCCAGGTCGCGCGGGATCTCGCCGTCCGGGCCGAACGGCAGCACCTGCTTGCGGCCGTCGGTGAACACGACCTCCACCCGGTCGACCGTGCCGTACTGGAAGCGGGTCACCAGGCGGGTGCACTCGCCCACGTCCGTCGGCGCGACCCGGCGGCCGATCAGCGCGTTGACCAGCGTCGACTTGCCCGACTTGATGCGGCCCGCCACCGCGACCTGCAGCGGCGCGGACAGCCGGCGCAGCACCTCGCCGAAGCCGGCGGCCGTCGCCGGGGACACCTGCGGGCGCAACCCGGCGCACAGGTCCGCCACGGCCGCCGAGAGCGGGCCGGCGAGCTGCTGGGCCTGGGTCGTCACGCCCGAATCGTGCCACGCGGGGGTGACGTCCCGTTTGTGAACGGCGGTTCGCGGGTATTTCCGCCCTCGACGAGGGAGGTCACGTCATGGAACAGGGCTATGCGGTGTTCCTGCTGCTCGGCGTGGTGCTGGTGCTGATCGACGGCCAGCTCATCTACCGCAGCGGCAAGGGCTACATGAACCGCGCTTACGGCGACCCGGAGGCGGCCAGGTCCATGACCCGCCTCGCCACCGTGCTCTTCCACCTCGTCGTGCTGGGCCTGCTCGCCCTGGTGTCGATCATCAACGTGGACACCGGCGACCCGGTCAAGGACGTCGTGGTGAAGCTCGGTGTCATGCTGCTGGTGCTCGCCTCGGTGCACGCGATCACGATGATGATCCTGGGCCGCATCCGGGACCGGCAGCTCCAGCAGCAGCTGGCCGACGAGATGGCCGAGGAGCACCGGCAGTTCGAGCAGCAGCAGCACCACCGCGTGCCGGTGCAGAACCGCGCCGAGCCGCTGGCGCACCCGACGACCACGTCGCCCGCCGCCACCGCGGCCACCGCGACGCCCACCGCGCCCACCGCGGCGCACCGGCCGCGGGTCGAGCCGGCCGCGCCGACGGCCGCCGAGCAGGTGGACCCGACGCAGGTCAAGACGATCAGGTAGGGGTCGTCGGTCCATCACCCTGGAGGACTAGACCGGGTCAGCCCGTGGCGCGACGCGCCGCGGGCTGTTCCGTACCTAACCTGGTGCCGTGCGGCGGCTGAGCCTGTGGATGCGAGCGCACCCGGTGTTCGGGGACTCCCTGATCGCCGGGCTGCTGTTCGTGATGGACCTGGGCACGATGGTCGCCTCGACGCAGTACGTGCCGCTGGGCGCGATGCTCGTGGTCAGCGTGCTCATGGTCGTGCCGGTGGTGTTCCGGCGCAGGCACGCGCTGTGGTCGAGCTACATCATCCTGTTCGGCGGCGTGGTCCAGCTCTTCACCCACGGCGACGCGGTCGGCGGGGTGCCGGTCCGGGCCTCGGACTTCGCGCTGGCCGTCGCGCTCTACACGGTCGTGGCCTACGCGGGGCGGCGGCAGGGCCTGCTGTACGCGCTGTGGCTCGCCCTCGGCTCGCTCGTCTGGGCGTTCTGGCGGATCGGGCCGGGCCTGGACACCGTGTTCGTGCTGTTCGTCATCGCGGTGATCTTCGGGTTCAGCTGGGCGCTGGGCGAGTTCGTCGGCGCCCGCCGGGCCTACCACTGGGAGCTGGAGCAGCGGCTGCGGCTGCTGGAGACCGAGCGCGACCAGCAGGCGCGGATCGCCGTCGGCGAGGAGCGGTCGCGCATCGCGCGCGAGCTGCACGACGTGGTGGCGCACGCGGTGAGCGTGATGGTGGTGCAGGCCGACGGCGCCGGGTACGCGATCCGCAGCGACCCCGACCTGGCCGAGGCGGCGGTGCGGACCATCGCCGACACCGGCAGGCAGGCGCTGACCGAGCTGCGGCGGCTGCTCGGCGTGCTGCGCTCGGAGGACCGGTCGACGGCCCAGTGGGTGCCGCAGCCGGGCGCGGACGACCTGCGGGAGCTGGCCGAGAACTGCCGGGCCGCCGGGCTGCCGGTGCGCCTGGAGACCTCGGGCGACCTGGCGTCGCTGCCCGCGGGCCTCGGGCTGGGCGTCTACCGGATCGTGCAGGAGGCGCTGACCAACACGCTCAAGCACGCCGGGTCGGGCGCGTCGGCGACGGTGCGCGTGGCCCGGACCGGCGAGCAGGTCAGCGTCGAGGTGGCCGACGACGGGTTCGGCACGCCCCACGACCTGGTGGCCGTGTCCGGCGGGAACGGGCTGATCGGGATGCGCGAGCGGGCCGGCGTGCTGGGCGGCACGCTGGAGGCGGGCCCCAACCCCGGCGGCGGGTGGCGGGTTCGCGCCGTGCTCCCCCTGGTGCCGTCATAGGGTGGGACGGGTGATCCGGGTACTGCTCGTCGACGACCAGGAGCTCATGCGGATGGGCTTCCGGATGGTGCTCGGCGCCCAAGAGGACATCGACGTGGTCGGCGAGGCCGGCGACGGGCTCGACGCCGTGCACCTGGCGGCGTCGCTGAAGCCGGACGTGGTGCTGATGGACGTCCGGATGCCCGTGCTCGACGGGGTCGAGGCGACCAAGCGGATCGCCGAGGCGGGCACCGCGAAGGTGCTCGTGATGACCACGTTCGACCTGGACGAGTACGCGCTGTCGGCGCTGCGCAACGGCGCGTCCGGGTTCCTGCTCAAGGACACCCCGCCGGGCGACCTGGTGTCCGCGCTGCGCGCGGTGGCCAGCGGCGACGCGGTGGTCTCCCCGTCGGTGACCAAGCGGCTGCTGAGCCGGTTCCTCGGCGACGGCGGCGGCGAGCTGCGCGACGCGTCGGTGCTGGAGGTGCTGACCGAGCGCGAGCGCGAGGTGCTGGTGCTGATCGCCAAGGGGCTGTCCAACACCGAGATCGCGCGCAAGCTGTTCCTGTCCGAGGCGACGGTGAAGACGCACGTGGGGCGCATCCTGGCGAAGCTGGACCTGCGCGACCGCGTGCAGGCCGTGGTGCTGGCCTACGAGACGGGGCTGGTCCGACCCGGCGACGTGTGAGCCGGACCGCCCCGCGCGCTCAGCGGTACTTCGCGGCGTCGGCCGCGGTCGGGTCGACGCCCGCCTTGAAGACCTCCTCGTACCAGCGGCCCCAGTCCGGCCGCGAGCCGTCCAGGTCGGTGAAGCCGTACTCGCGCATGAGGGTCCACGACGCGAGCGCCCGGCCGCTGAAGCGGTGCCGGTCCGGGTCGGCCGCCAGCGCCGCGATGCCGCGGCCGAGGTAGTGCGGCGTCTCGGACATGGCGTAGTGCGGCTCCTTGGCGATCGCGTCGCGCCAGGTCGCCTCGGTCACGCCGAAGTGCTCCAGCATCTGCTCCGACCGCAGGAACCCGGGCGTGACCGCGACCGACGTCGCGCCGTGCGGCTCCAGCTCGCGCGCCATCACCGTGCCGAAGCGGCGGATCGCGACCTTGACCGAGTCGTAGGCCAGCGACTCGGCGTAGTGCTCGTCGCTGTCGCCGTCGGTGACCTCGACGAGCAGGCCGCCCGGCTCGCGGATCAGCAGCGGCAGCAGGCGGTGCAGGGTGACCAGGTGCGCCTGCACGCTGTTGCGCCACAGCCGCAGCTGCTTGTCCAGGTCCTGCTCCCAGAACACGCCGAACTGGGTGTCCTGCTCACCGCCCCACACGTCGTCGACCAGGACGTGCAGGCCCCGCCCCTCGGCCTCCACGCGCGCCCGGAACGCGTCCACGTCGGCGGGCTCGGTGAAGTCGCACCGCACCGCGATGCCGCGGCCACCCGCGGCCGTGACCAGCTCCGCGGTCTCCTCGATCGTCTCGTCGCGCCCGATCGGCGACCTGTGCTCGCGCGTCGTGCGGCCGCCGACGAACACCGTCGCGCCCGCCGCGCCCAGCTCGACCGCGATCGCCCGGCCCGCGCCGCGCGTCGCCCCCGTGACCGCGGCGACCTTCCCCTTCAACGGCTGTTCGGCCATCATCTCCCCTTCCACGCGGCCAGCACCGCGTCCACGTCCTCCAGCAGCCGGTCGGCCAGCGCGCCGTCCGGCCGGACCGACCAGTCCATCGCCACCCCGTAGAGCAGGCCGGTGAGCACCCTGGCCGCGCGCTCCGGCGACGGGGCGCGCGGCAGGTCGACCCGGCGGGTCAGCTCCAGCACGGTCCGCCCGGTCGTCTCGTACAGGTCGGCCAGCAGCGCCCGCAGCTCCGGGTCGAGCAGGTCGACGCCGAGCTGCGCCAGGTGGTTCTGCGCCTCGTCCGGGTCGGTCATGCCCTCGAACCACGACAGCAGCGCGGCGCGCAGGCCCGCCACCGGGTCCGCCACGTCGGCCGCCCGCCGCATCCGCTCGGCCTGCTCGGCCGCGGTCTGCCTGGTCAGCGCCCGGAGCAGGCCGCCCTTGGAGCCGAAGCGCTGCCCCACCGTGCCCACCGACACCCCGGCCGCCGCGGCGACCTCGGCGAGCGTGAAGCCCGGCCCCCGACGGCCGATGACCTGCGCCGTCGCGGCGAGCAGGCGCTCGTCGGTGATCGTCCTGGGGCGGGGCACGGGGTTATTGAACCACGGTTCATTAACTGGTGGGGCGGATGGGCCGCGTCACGCCGGGTACGGGCTGCTCGCGCGGGCCGTGCGGAGGGCGCCCGCCCACCAGGCGAGCTGGTCGAGCAGGGTCTTGGCGTAGCCGGGGGCCGCCGGGTCGAGCGGGCGGCCGTCCCGCCAGGCGGTGAAGTAGTTCGGGAAGGCCAGGCCGTCGCGGACGGTCACCGCGTGCAGCTCGGTGAGCACGTTCTCCAGGTGCAGCACCGCGTGCCGGCCGCCCGCCGCGCCGCCGTAGCTGACGAAGGCGACCGGCTTGGCCGCCCACTGGGTGAAGTGCCAGTCGACGGCCGCCTTCAGCGACGCGGGGTAGCTGTGGTTGTACTCGGGCGTGACCAGCACGACCGCGTCCGCGCCCTCCAGCGCCGAGGTCAGCGGCGCCATCCCGGCCGGGCGGGGGTAGTCGTCGCCGGCGTACTTCGGCGACGCCGCGGGCAGGGCCAGCGGGAGGTCCACGTCGGCGAGGTCGACGACCTCGACGTCGAACCCGCCGTGGGCGGCGGCCTGGTCGGCGAACCACGAGGCGACGACCGGGCCGAACCGCCCGTCGCGGACGCTGCCGATGACGATCACGAGCTTGTTGTCCATGACCAC
This portion of the Saccharothrix syringae genome encodes:
- a CDS encoding dynamin family protein, which produces MTSLPQTVRQTREKLTALVRSLDPSAASFVETRRGGPASVVVVGETNRGKSSLVNALLATPGLSPVDAEVATAAYLVFRHGPEWAARACYAGSMSPVPFDRSELPRWVSAAHDLPEGMLPPRYVEVEAPIPLLERLSLVDTPGVGGLDAVHGELAAEAAADATALLFVVDASAPFTRGELDFLRSLGERVETVVFALTKVDQYRGWQQVLDADRALLAEHAPRFADARFHPVSSRMFELAAGAPNPDAAAMLRERSGVGALQGVLQELVVGRAAMLGEANALRALATVLDELVARGEADKRALSAGEEEAEALRARRDELNSQRRSSTRSWQVRLRGEVQRARVEGAHEVSRQIRDVQTWFRTAIDSASREQLALLPQQVDAALQVVSGRISGGLGTRLARVADAALADLFSPEELAVIRGQFARGATPPVVLRPPERRVPTAEDKLLVFMGVSGGLGAGRLAALPLAGLGVAALNPIVLPVTVVLGLGAGWWMARTRKHSADKQHLKQWLSDAIADARSAVDQLVAEQLIEAEQQLSLALDDALGRRVDAIEAELREVDKALRMGAGERARALQAVTKRLAELTAGRARVDELLGRIRALRDRA
- a CDS encoding TetR/AcrR family transcriptional regulator yields the protein MPRPRTITDERLLAATAQVIGRRGPGFTLAEVAAAAGVSVGTVGQRFGSKGGLLRALTRQTAAEQAERMRRAADVADPVAGLRAALLSWFEGMTDPDEAQNHLAQLGVDLLDPELRALLADLYETTGRTVLELTRRVDLPRAPSPERAARVLTGLLYGVAMDWSVRPDGALADRLLEDVDAVLAAWKGR
- the grpE gene encoding nucleotide exchange factor GrpE → MTAGNGTEPGASASEAGVESTIADELLDQALAERRALVQLCLYALDRARSSGVVERIEEGLAGIGVTALRPDGERFDPARHEAGGTVPTDDASLDGVVAETEVVGFDDRGRTLRAPVVTVYTAR
- a CDS encoding NADPH-dependent FMN reductase, giving the protein MDNKLVIVIGSVRDGRFGPVVASWFADQAAAHGGFDVEVVDLADVDLPLALPAASPKYAGDDYPRPAGMAPLTSALEGADAVVLVTPEYNHSYPASLKAAVDWHFTQWAAKPVAFVSYGGAAGGRHAVLHLENVLTELHAVTVRDGLAFPNYFTAWRDGRPLDPAAPGYAKTLLDQLAWWAGALRTARASSPYPA
- a CDS encoding SDR family oxidoreductase, which produces MAEQPLKGKVAAVTGATRGAGRAIAVELGAAGATVFVGGRTTREHRSPIGRDETIEETAELVTAAGGRGIAVRCDFTEPADVDAFRARVEAEGRGLHVLVDDVWGGEQDTQFGVFWEQDLDKQLRLWRNSVQAHLVTLHRLLPLLIREPGGLLVEVTDGDSDEHYAESLAYDSVKVAIRRFGTVMARELEPHGATSVAVTPGFLRSEQMLEHFGVTEATWRDAIAKEPHYAMSETPHYLGRGIAALAADPDRHRFSGRALASWTLMREYGFTDLDGSRPDWGRWYEEVFKAGVDPTAADAAKYR
- a CDS encoding sensor histidine kinase translates to MRAHPVFGDSLIAGLLFVMDLGTMVASTQYVPLGAMLVVSVLMVVPVVFRRRHALWSSYIILFGGVVQLFTHGDAVGGVPVRASDFALAVALYTVVAYAGRRQGLLYALWLALGSLVWAFWRIGPGLDTVFVLFVIAVIFGFSWALGEFVGARRAYHWELEQRLRLLETERDQQARIAVGEERSRIARELHDVVAHAVSVMVVQADGAGYAIRSDPDLAEAAVRTIADTGRQALTELRRLLGVLRSEDRSTAQWVPQPGADDLRELAENCRAAGLPVRLETSGDLASLPAGLGLGVYRIVQEALTNTLKHAGSGASATVRVARTGEQVSVEVADDGFGTPHDLVAVSGGNGLIGMRERAGVLGGTLEAGPNPGGGWRVRAVLPLVPS
- a CDS encoding GNAT family N-acetyltransferase, with the protein product MVIRPLTADDIPTVVEFSLRAWAPVFDSFRAVLGAGVYEALFPDWETTQAKAVEEVCRDAATSVWVADRRHRPVGFVAVRPGDGEIHMLAVDPEHQRQGIGGALTGYAVERLRDAGVTLAVVGTGGDPGHAPARRTYEKAGFTPFPQVRYYRRLDG
- a CDS encoding dynamin family protein; protein product: MTTQAQQLAGPLSAAVADLCAGLRPQVSPATAAGFGEVLRRLSAPLQVAVAGRIKSGKSTLVNALIGRRVAPTDVGECTRLVTRFQYGTVDRVEVVFTDGRKQVLPFGPDGEIPRDLGVDVERVSHVEAYLTNAVLRDLTVIDTPGLGSLDAASVARTEALLGGGLDPVSRNAVAGAEAVLYVVTQGVRADDQQALAAFTAATASREAGPVNAIAVLNKADTIAAETVAGSGGDTWRAAVLLAERQALSLKPRVADVLPVIGLVAESTETGGFTSADADALRRLAALDAATRETVLISADLFTTWECDVPAGVRARLLEKLDLYGVRKALEALDAEPGITAGALRRKLLDASGLEGVRAKLNAVFRSRADGIKAAAALASVTALAAASGDPNERQRVHNAIEVLLAKPEAHQLRLLEALTLVSSGAVAMPDDLLEEVLRFGSSPDPAEQLGLPGRPVPVLVAHALERAGWWRSFASFGATPAQSRVAHVVHRAYFLIWQQLRGRR
- a CDS encoding response regulator, translated to MIRVLLVDDQELMRMGFRMVLGAQEDIDVVGEAGDGLDAVHLAASLKPDVVLMDVRMPVLDGVEATKRIAEAGTAKVLVMTTFDLDEYALSALRNGASGFLLKDTPPGDLVSALRAVASGDAVVSPSVTKRLLSRFLGDGGGELRDASVLEVLTEREREVLVLIAKGLSNTEIARKLFLSEATVKTHVGRILAKLDLRDRVQAVVLAYETGLVRPGDV